Proteins encoded in a region of the Rutidosis leptorrhynchoides isolate AG116_Rl617_1_P2 chromosome 9, CSIRO_AGI_Rlap_v1, whole genome shotgun sequence genome:
- the LOC139866756 gene encoding protein mago nashi homolog, translated as MAEEEKGATAAAVAGGEFYLRYYVGHKGKFGHEFLEFEFRPDGKLRYANNSNYKNDTMIRKEVFLTPSVLKECRRIVSDSEIMKEDDNNWPEPDRVGRQELEIVMGNEHISFTTSKIGSLMDVQTSKDPEGLRIFYYLVQDLKCFVFSLISLHFKIKPI; from the exons ATGGCGGAAGAAGAGAAGGGCGCAACTGCAGCCGCCGTTGCCGGCGGCGAATTTTACCTGAGGTATTACGTCGGTCACAAAGGAAAGTTCGGTCACGAATTTTTGGAGTTTGAGTTCCGGCCAGACGGTAAACTCCGGTACGCTAATAACTCAAATTATAAGAACGATACAATGATCCGTAAAGAAGTTTTTCTCACACCTTCCGTTCTCAAGGAATGCCGCCGTATTGTTTCCGATTCTGAG ATTATGAAGGAAGATGATAATAACTGGCCAGAGCCCGATCGTGTGGGACGACAAGAGCTTGAGATTGTGATGGGCAATGAGCACATCTCGTTTACTACTTCAAAGATTGGGTCACTCATGGATGTTCAAACCAGTAAGGACCCTGAAGGGCTTCGAATCTTCTATTACCTTGTTCAG GACCTGAAGTGTTTCGTGTTCTCGCTAATATCACTCCATTTCAAGATCAAGCCAATCTAA